Proteins encoded in a region of the Poecilia reticulata strain Guanapo linkage group LG14, Guppy_female_1.0+MT, whole genome shotgun sequence genome:
- the LOC103476137 gene encoding glucose-6-phosphate exchanger SLC37A4-like, translating to MAATGYGYYRVVIFLCMFTGYSLYFFNRKTFSFVMPSVMEEIELDKDDLGMITSSQTMAYAISKFISGVLSDQISARWLFSIGLFLVGGINVAFSWSSTVSMFSLLWFINGLGQGCGWPPCGKVLRKWYEPSQFGTWWSVLSCSMNLAGSLGPLMVTVLLQYYDWRTILAMSGVFCAAFSLVCLVFVKNEPKDVGLPSIEAAAKKGVKGGNSESTLSEFLLSPFLWVLSLGYLVVFGVKTAATDWGQLFLMQEKGQTVLMGSTYMSALEVGGFVGSLSAGFISDRAVARKGLSTHGNPRHGLLILMMAGMYVSMYLFRVTITPEVPKEAPLWVQVIHPVSVLLGVSEKEIWILFLGAMFGFSSYGPIALYGVIASESAPSNFCGTSHAVVALMANVGAFMAGLPFSTVAKQHSWDTAFWVAEVIMGITTIAFFLVRNMRTKMGRIAEKLD from the exons ATGGCGGCCACAGGCTACGGCTACTACCGTGTGGTCATCTTCCTGTGCATGTTCACTGGCTACTCACTGTATTTCTTTAACAGGAAGACATTCTCTTTTGTCATGCCGTCTGTGATGGAGGAGATAGAACTGGACAAAGACGACTTGG gtaTGATCACCAGCAGTCAAACCATGGCCTACGCCATCAGTAAGTTCATCAGCGGCGTGCTGTCGGACCAGATCAGCGCCCGCTGGCTTTTTTCCATCGGCCTCTTCTTGGTCGGAGGCATCAACGTGGCCTTCTCCTGGTCTTCAACTGtgtccatgttctccctgctcTGGTTCATCAACGGCCTGGGACAGGGCTGTGGGTGGCCCCCATGTGGGAAGGTGCTTCGGAAG TGGTATGAGCCGTCCCAGTTTGGAACATGGTGGTCTGTGCTGTCCTGCAGCATGAACCTGGCTGGGAGTCTGGGTCCGCTCATGGTCACGGTGCTCCTGCAGTATTACGACTGGAGGACGATTCTGGCCATGTCTGGCGTGTTCTGTGCTGCCTTCTCATTAGTTTGTCTGGTATTCGTAAAGAACGAGCCGAAGGACGTGGGCCTTCCCAGCATCGAAGCTGCAGCTAAGAAGGGTGTGAAAGGAG GCAACAGTGAGAGCACCCTGAGCGAATTTCTCCTCTCTCCCTTCCTGTGGGTCCTCTCTCTGGGCTACCTGGTTGTTTTTGGGGTGAAGACGGCAGCCACTGACTGGGGGCAGCTGTTCCTCATGCAGGAGAAAGGCCAAACTGTTCTCATGG GCAGCACCTACATGAGTGCGCTGGAGGTTGGAGGGTTCGTCGGCAGCCTCTCGGCAGGTTTCATCTCGGACAGAGCCGTTGCCCGC AAAGGCTTGAGCACTCATGGCAACCCCCGTCATGGTCTGCTCATTCTCATGATGGCTGGCATGTACGTGTCCATGTATCTGTTCAGAGTGACCATCACACCTGAAGTACCAAAG GAAGCTCCTTTGTGGGTCCAGGTCATCCATCCGGTGTCTGTTCTACTTGGAGTCTCAGAGAAAGAG ATTTGGATTCTCTTCCTTGGTGCcatgtttgggttttcttcGTATGGACCAATCGCCTTGTACGGAGTGATAGCAAGCGAAAGTGCTCCTTCCAATTTCTGTGGAACGTCTCATGCCGTCGTCGCGCTGATGGCAAACG TGGGGGCTTTCATGGCAGGGCTTCCCTTCAGCACTGTTGCCAAGCAGCACAGCTGGGACACGGCCTTCTGGGTAGCTGAAGTCATAATGGGCATCACCACCATTGCGTTCTTCCTTGTGCGCAATATGCGCACCAAAATGGGGCGAATCGCAGAGAAACTGGACTAG
- the hmgn1b gene encoding non-histone chromosomal protein HMG-like: MPKRSKAASGGDSAPKRRSLRLKDKPAPAKAEAKPKPKKGPAKAKKTKEVEKAKPEEKAPEAPAENGEAKAEEEAPATNAANQKDEAAE, translated from the exons ATGCCTAAAAGGAGCAAA GCAGCATCAGGAGGCGACTCAGCG CCTAAGAGGAGATCTCTTAGGTTGAAAGAT aaaccCGCACCTGCAAAGGCGGAGGCCAAACCCAAGCCAAAG AAGGGACCTGCTAAGGCCAAGAAAACCAAGGAGGTGGAAAAGGCCAAGCCTGAGGAAAAAGCACCAGAGGCCCCAGCTGAAAACGGTGAAGCCAAAGCTGAGGAGGAG GCTCCCGCTACGAACGCAGCCAATCAAAAAGATGAGGCAGCTGAATAA